In the genome of Maniola jurtina chromosome 3, ilManJurt1.1, whole genome shotgun sequence, one region contains:
- the LOC123880771 gene encoding somatostatin receptor type 2, whose product MELEDVEMYGNTNYSYDDNGTFNSTYENCPNLNLPIVYVVTQILYALVCVVGLLGNTLVIYVVLRYSKMQTVTNMYIVNLAIADECFLIGIPFLIVTMSVRSWPFGRFMCKAYMISTGINQFTSSIFLCIMSADRYIAVCHPIAAPRLRTPFVSRVVSAAAWTASALVMTPIFMYTTLIESENGLSCNIVWPEREFNKGQTSFTLYSFALGFAAPLTLIFVFYCLVIRKLKTVGPKNKSKEKKRSHRKVTKLVLTVIAVYVLCWLPYWAFQVALIYSPPNECASRITITVFLVAACFSYSNSAMNPILYAFLSDNFKKSFLKACTCAAGKDVNATLHVENSVIPRKKGGSAARAQSRALAEARGMSTQVEAAGASRSEASTAVTSRSVAGSEALNMEARPSSLAPLIAPNGLTHTRL is encoded by the coding sequence ATGGAGCTGGAAGACGTGGAGATGTACGGCAACACCAATTACTCGTACGATGACAACGGCACATTCAATTCCACGTACGAGAACTGTCCCAACTTGAACCTGCCCATTGTGTACGTAGTTACACAAATTCTTTACGCTCTCGTGTGTGTCGTCGGCTTGCTCGGGAACACCCTAGTAATATACGTCGTCCTTCGTTACTCGAAAATGCAAACTGTTACGAACATGTACATTGTGAACTTGGCAATTGCGGACGAGTGCTTTCTAATTGGAATACCTTTTCTCATTGTCACTATGTCGGTCCGCTCGTGGCCTTTCGGAAGGTTCATGTGCAAGGCGTACATGATATCAACCGGTATCAACCAGTTCACCAGCAGCATTTTCCTTTGCATCATGAGCGCGGATAGATACATCGCTGTGTGCCATCCGATAGCAGCCCCGCGTTTACGAACTCCTTTCGTATCTCGCGTGGTGTCTGCGGCGGCGTGGACTGCTTCAGCTCTAGTCATGACACCGATTTTCATGTACACGACTTTAATCGAATCAGAAAATGGATTGTCCTGTAACATTGTGTGGCCGGAAAGGGAGTTTAATAAAGGACAGACTTCGTTCACTCTATACTCCTTTGCTCTCGGTTTCGCTGCACCTTTGACACTGATTTTCGTCTTCTATTGCCTGGTTATAAGGAAGTTGAAAACTGTTGGGCCGAAGAATAAATCTAAAGAGAAGAAGCGCTCGCATAGAAAAGTGACCAAGTTAGTGCTGACTGTAATAGCCGTGTACGTTCTTTGCTGGCTGCCTTACTGGGCATTCCAAGTCGCTCTCATATACTCTCCACCGAATGAGTGTGCCAGTCGGATTACTATAACCGTGTTCCTCGTCGCCGCTTGCTTCAGCTACAGCAATTCAGCCATGAACCCTATCCTGTACGCTTTCTTATCTGATAACTTCAAGAAGAGTTTTCTCAAGGCTTGCACCTGTGCTGCTGGGAAAGATGTGAATGCGACGTTGCACGTGGAGAACAGCGTGATTCCGAGGAAGAAAGGTGGCAGTGCAGCGAGGGCCCAATCTCGAGCGTTGGCTGAAGCTCGCGGGATGTCTACTCAAGTGGAGGCAGCTGGCGCGTCACGGTCGGAAGCGTCTACAGCGGTGACGTCTCGCTCGGTGGCCGGGAGTGAGGCCCTCAACATGGAAGCCCGTCCGTCCTCCCTCGCTCCTCTCATAGCGCCTAACGGACTGACCCACACGCGTCTCTGA